In Epinephelus fuscoguttatus linkage group LG15, E.fuscoguttatus.final_Chr_v1, a genomic segment contains:
- the tmie gene encoding transmembrane inner ear expressed protein has translation MVGDQPVCPPQLLLRGWGAVLLSQCLSSVSSQVPDPELLPTDPPKKPDPVNSETVVFWGLRLWQVIAIFSVFVLAVVITLCCIFKCRIPRTKKEIEARHAQRQAAKKYANTLETVPPLNELTEIPGSAPDASAVQTVSEQIQTQSTSTSQLSVVRVSEEQPSSLTLPETG, from the exons atgGTTGGGGATCAGCCTGTGTGTCCACCCCAGCTCCTGCTGCGGGGCTGGGGAGCAGtgctgctgtctcagtgctTGTCCTCGGTGTCCTCCCAGGTCCCGGATCCTGAG CTTTTACCCACAGATCCCCCGAAGAAGCCGGACCCCGTCAACTCAGAGACCGTTGTTTTCTGGGGGCTGCGGTTATGGCAGGTCATCGCcatcttttctgtgtttgttttagcaGTTG TTATCACTCTGTGTTGTATTTTCAAATGTCGAATCCCGAGAACCAAAAAGGAAATAGAGGCACGGCACGCGCAGAGACAGGCCGCCAAGAAATACGCCAACACATTAGAGACAGTGCCACCTCTGAATGAGCTGACTGAGATCCCAGGAT CTGCCCCAGATGCTTCTGCAGTACAGACAGTCTCTGAGCAGATCCAAACTCAAAGCACTAGCACCAGCCAACTCTCAGTAGTCAGGGTCAGCGAGGAGCAGCCCAGCTCGCTCACCTTGCCAGAGACGggctga